One region of Acidobacteriota bacterium genomic DNA includes:
- a CDS encoding NDP-sugar synthase yields MAGPLPPALVLAAGLGTRLRPLTDLRAKPAVPVAGRPLVTRILEWLAAQGVAEVVLNLHHRPETITRLVGHGEAAGVRVRYSWEPVILGSAGGPRQALPLLGSRFFVVNGDTLTTLSLRALAETHASAGAAVTLAVAPHPAPDRYGGVLVASDGRVRGFVRAGLGAAAHFVGVQLVEAAVFADLPAGRPAATIGGIYDRLLAVPDDERPGSIRAHRCGDDFLDVGTPADYLAASLAVARREGCEALPVGAGSTIHPSASLERTAVWDHVRIGADCRLDRCIVADGVSLPPGTVLRRRICVPADAAASPEGASTAGNASVYPLDDPPGADR; encoded by the coding sequence ATGGCCGGCCCGCTGCCTCCCGCCCTCGTACTCGCGGCCGGGCTCGGAACGCGTCTCCGCCCCCTGACCGACCTTCGCGCGAAGCCGGCGGTGCCGGTCGCCGGCCGGCCGCTCGTGACCCGCATCCTGGAATGGCTGGCGGCCCAGGGCGTCGCGGAAGTCGTCCTCAACCTGCACCACCGGCCGGAGACGATCACACGGTTGGTGGGCCACGGGGAGGCTGCCGGCGTGCGCGTGCGCTACTCCTGGGAGCCGGTCATCCTCGGTTCCGCCGGCGGTCCGCGGCAGGCGCTGCCGCTGCTCGGCTCGCGCTTCTTCGTCGTCAACGGCGATACCCTGACGACCCTCTCGCTTCGCGCGCTCGCCGAGACCCACGCGTCCGCCGGCGCCGCGGTCACCCTCGCCGTCGCCCCGCATCCGGCCCCGGACCGCTACGGCGGCGTGCTCGTCGCGAGCGACGGCCGCGTGCGCGGCTTCGTGAGGGCCGGCCTCGGCGCGGCCGCTCACTTCGTCGGTGTGCAGCTCGTCGAGGCGGCCGTCTTCGCGGATCTGCCCGCCGGCCGGCCCGCCGCCACCATCGGCGGCATCTACGACCGGCTGCTGGCCGTCCCGGACGACGAGCGGCCCGGAAGCATCCGGGCCCACAGGTGCGGGGACGACTTCCTGGACGTCGGGACGCCGGCGGACTACCTGGCCGCGTCGCTCGCCGTCGCCCGGCGCGAGGGATGCGAGGCGCTGCCGGTCGGCGCCGGGTCGACGATTCACCCGTCGGCCTCGCTCGAACGCACGGCGGTCTGGGACCACGTCCGCATCGGCGCCGACTGCCGGCTCGACCGTTGCATCGTCGCCGACGGCGTCAGTCTGCCGCCCGGGACGGTGCTGCGTCGTCGGATCTGCGTGCCCGCCGACGCGGCGGCAAGCCCGGAAGGCGCAAGCACGGCAGGCAACGCGAGCGTCTACCCTCTCGACGACCCTCCCGGCGCGGACCGATGA
- a CDS encoding phosphotransferase has protein sequence MRGAAGRRRVDDSPVGLARTHGGLGPRPHRRRLPARPLHRRRRRQSAARDGAASSDLRARRRGGKPGRRKHGRQRERLPSRRPSRRGPMTDPPRPADTPESRARAWLRSAGLPPSTRLAPLAGDASDRRFVRVVPPGAPSRVLVVHDGPIDPETLPLIRVAELFRRLPVRVPVIHGADAALGIVVVEDLGDTMLEDAVATLPDDERRARYREAVEIVAAIQSGGRRLAGSDAGPFDLAFDVAKLMQELDFFVEHFVVGFRRHSLTTPARRALGEEFRALASDMAAEPRVLCHRDFHSRNLMVHEGRLHVIDFQDARMGPDTYDLVSLLRDAYVALDADEVDRLITHYETIAGVQDGARLRRRFARTTVQRALKALGTFGFQIAARGNPRYRDAVPRTLGYARAAIRQDPDRRRLGYLLGAVLGDAAS, from the coding sequence ATGCGAGGCGCTGCCGGTCGGCGCCGGGTCGACGATTCACCCGTCGGCCTCGCTCGAACGCACGGCGGTCTGGGACCACGTCCGCATCGGCGCCGACTGCCGGCTCGACCGTTGCATCGTCGCCGACGGCGTCAGTCTGCCGCCCGGGACGGTGCTGCGTCGTCGGATCTGCGTGCCCGCCGACGCGGCGGCAAGCCCGGAAGGCGCAAGCACGGCAGGCAACGCGAGCGTCTACCCTCTCGACGACCCTCCCGGCGCGGACCGATGACGGACCCGCCCCGACCTGCCGACACACCGGAATCGCGCGCCAGAGCGTGGCTGCGCAGTGCCGGTCTGCCGCCGTCGACCCGTCTCGCGCCCCTAGCGGGAGACGCATCCGACCGCCGTTTCGTGCGTGTCGTTCCGCCTGGCGCGCCGTCGCGCGTCCTCGTCGTGCACGACGGTCCGATCGACCCCGAGACGCTGCCACTCATCCGGGTGGCCGAACTGTTCCGCCGCCTTCCCGTGCGGGTGCCCGTCATCCACGGAGCGGACGCGGCGCTGGGAATCGTCGTCGTCGAGGATCTCGGCGACACGATGCTGGAGGACGCCGTCGCCACGCTGCCGGACGACGAGCGGCGCGCGCGCTACCGGGAAGCGGTAGAGATCGTCGCGGCGATTCAGAGCGGCGGACGCCGGCTTGCCGGGTCCGACGCCGGTCCCTTCGACTTGGCTTTCGATGTCGCCAAGCTGATGCAGGAGCTCGACTTCTTCGTCGAGCACTTCGTCGTCGGCTTCCGGCGCCACAGCCTCACGACGCCGGCGCGGCGCGCCCTGGGCGAAGAGTTCCGCGCTCTGGCCTCGGACATGGCGGCCGAGCCGCGGGTGCTCTGCCACCGGGACTTCCACAGCCGCAACCTGATGGTGCACGAGGGCCGGCTGCACGTCATCGACTTCCAGGACGCGCGCATGGGCCCGGACACCTACGATCTGGTGTCACTGCTCCGGGACGCCTACGTGGCGCTGGACGCGGACGAGGTCGACCGGTTGATCACCCACTACGAGACCATCGCCGGCGTACAGGATGGCGCGCGGCTGCGACGACGCTTCGCCCGCACGACGGTGCAGCGAGCCCTCAAGGCGCTGGGGACGTTCGGATTTCAGATCGCCGCCCGCGGGAACCCGCGCTACCGCGACGCGGTGCCCCGCACGTTGGGATACGCGCGGGCGGCGATC